One genomic window of Luteitalea pratensis includes the following:
- the rsfS gene encoding ribosome silencing factor — protein sequence MAKTDAQRAEHEPAPIPDDVRGVIDAALDRKATRVTLMDLRGAGAFTDFFVICTGTNIRQVQAIADAVEEKLKAQGLRPAHVEGYDRAEWILLDYFDFIVHVFMPDTREFYSLDRLWGTAARTEMAAEVR from the coding sequence ATGGCGAAGACTGACGCGCAGCGGGCCGAACACGAGCCTGCCCCGATTCCCGACGACGTCCGAGGCGTGATCGATGCGGCCCTGGACAGGAAAGCCACCCGGGTCACGCTGATGGACCTGCGAGGCGCCGGGGCCTTCACGGATTTCTTCGTGATCTGCACCGGCACGAACATCCGCCAGGTGCAGGCCATCGCGGATGCCGTCGAAGAGAAACTCAAGGCACAGGGCCTCCGCCCCGCGCACGTCGAGGGCTACGACCGTGCCGAGTGGATCCTCCTCGACTACTTCGACTTCATCGTCCACGTCTTCATGCCGGACACGCGCGAGTTCTACTCCCTCGACCGGCTCTGGGGTACCGCCGCCCGCACCGAGATGGCAGCCGAGGTTCGCTGA
- a CDS encoding ComF family protein: protein MACAARFDGPMRAIVHAFKYAGHQTLAVPLAARLADHPHVRLEEIDLVVPVPLHPWRSFVRGFNQAERIAQHLGLPVGHALARRRWTTSQAGLHADTRGRNVRDAFTIAPRLTARSRRSLRGELSKARVLLVDDVVTTGATLSSCARVLREAGVREVRAATVARTESR, encoded by the coding sequence ATGGCCTGTGCCGCCCGCTTCGACGGGCCGATGCGCGCCATCGTCCACGCCTTCAAGTACGCCGGCCATCAGACGCTCGCGGTACCGCTCGCCGCACGCCTGGCCGATCACCCGCACGTGCGCCTCGAGGAAATCGATCTTGTGGTCCCGGTGCCGCTGCATCCGTGGCGAAGCTTCGTGCGGGGATTCAACCAGGCCGAGCGGATCGCGCAACACCTCGGACTGCCCGTCGGCCACGCCCTCGCGCGTCGGCGCTGGACGACGTCGCAGGCCGGACTGCACGCCGACACCCGCGGCCGCAACGTCCGCGACGCCTTCACGATCGCTCCACGTCTCACGGCACGCAGTCGACGGTCCCTGCGAGGTGAACTCTCGAAAGCGCGCGTGCTGCTCGTGGACGACGTGGTGACGACGGGTGCCACGTTGTCTTCGTGCGCGCGGGTCTTGCGTGAGGCAGGAGTACGCGAGGTGCGCGCGGCGACCGTCGCGCGGACGGAATCAAGGTAG